A single genomic interval of Desulfovibrio inopinatus DSM 10711 harbors:
- a CDS encoding ABC transporter ATP-binding protein, which produces MTLELQNIHGGYGRSGVLEKISFSLESGQILCILGPNGAGKSTLFKGILGLLPFSRGRVLCDGEDISTWSRQRMAQTIGYIPQSHIPVFQFTAIQIVLMGRTAHLGRFATPSKKDVDIAEHGLDLVNLSHRKNTLFTEMSGGERQLVLIARSLAQRPRFLIMDEPTNNLDFGNQVRVLHHVKKLAHEGIGVIMASHYPDHAMLYASQVLLIKKGQIHGSGTPADIVTETRLHDLYGVKVNIANALIDNGRRAIKVCVPSVQELQTA; this is translated from the coding sequence ATGACCCTGGAACTGCAAAATATTCATGGTGGATATGGGCGTAGCGGCGTTCTGGAGAAGATTTCCTTTTCTCTCGAAAGCGGACAGATCCTGTGTATTCTCGGTCCCAATGGGGCCGGGAAGAGTACCCTTTTCAAAGGAATTTTGGGACTTTTGCCTTTTTCACGTGGCCGAGTGCTATGTGACGGTGAGGATATTTCGACATGGTCGCGTCAACGCATGGCGCAAACCATTGGCTACATCCCTCAAAGTCACATCCCCGTCTTTCAATTCACGGCAATACAGATTGTTCTCATGGGGAGAACCGCCCACCTTGGCCGTTTTGCCACCCCATCGAAGAAAGACGTGGACATCGCCGAACATGGCTTGGACCTCGTCAATCTCTCGCATCGTAAGAACACATTGTTCACGGAAATGAGCGGAGGCGAACGGCAACTTGTCCTCATCGCCAGGAGCCTGGCGCAACGTCCGCGGTTTCTTATCATGGACGAACCCACGAACAATCTCGATTTCGGCAATCAAGTCAGAGTGTTGCATCATGTAAAAAAGCTGGCTCACGAGGGCATCGGTGTCATTATGGCATCGCATTACCCCGATCATGCCATGCTGTATGCGTCTCAGGTCCTGCTCATCAAAAAGGGGCAAATTCATGGCTCCGGAACCCCGGCCGACATTGTCACTGAAACGCGACTCCATGATTTATATGGTGTGAAGGTGAACATCGCCAACGCGCTGATCGATAACGGACGGCGTGCTATCAAAGTTTGTGTCCCCTCGGTCCAGGAGCTTCAGACAGCCTGA
- a CDS encoding ABC transporter substrate-binding protein, whose product MKFMQWILLLCCIAMVATPSQLFAKTGEDTLTVVDATRRTVHVPAHAEKILITCYGGVTHQVVVLGAQDKIVGQPSMSRFAQLLKMKPELASIPDAGSFDNINIEEIITLNPDIVFAGIISKKGNAKIEDVGFPLVTMYIGKAHIDLMMDEFLRTGRVVGNEQRAQALVEYWKDKLDLVQDRVSTIPKEKRLRVYYMSTDILKTEGKAWWTQDLLDTCGAVNVAADIGPARETTIEKLLEWNPEVIVAQGVKGKDRVHDILNDPRLRDLQAVKTGRVYEFPIGAFWWNRPSPEAPLGFLWLTQTLYPEAMNDIDMKRETKDFFKTFFEYDLSDEEYASFLKAQM is encoded by the coding sequence ATGAAATTTATGCAGTGGATTCTTTTGTTATGCTGTATAGCGATGGTCGCTACCCCTTCGCAGTTGTTTGCGAAGACAGGGGAGGATACTCTCACCGTCGTCGACGCCACGCGACGCACGGTTCACGTTCCGGCTCATGCCGAGAAAATTCTCATCACGTGTTATGGCGGCGTTACCCACCAGGTCGTTGTGCTGGGCGCACAAGACAAGATCGTCGGGCAACCTTCCATGAGCAGATTTGCTCAGCTTTTGAAGATGAAACCGGAACTCGCCTCCATTCCCGATGCCGGCTCCTTCGACAACATCAATATTGAAGAAATTATCACGCTGAATCCGGATATCGTGTTTGCCGGCATCATTTCCAAGAAAGGTAACGCGAAGATTGAGGACGTGGGATTTCCGCTTGTGACCATGTATATCGGCAAAGCGCATATCGATCTCATGATGGATGAATTTTTACGTACGGGACGTGTCGTGGGCAATGAACAACGCGCTCAAGCGCTGGTGGAATACTGGAAAGACAAACTCGATCTGGTCCAGGACCGTGTCTCCACTATCCCCAAGGAGAAGCGTCTTCGTGTCTACTATATGTCTACCGACATTTTGAAGACCGAAGGCAAAGCATGGTGGACGCAAGACCTTCTCGATACATGCGGCGCCGTGAACGTGGCAGCGGATATCGGTCCGGCTCGGGAAACAACGATTGAAAAACTTCTTGAGTGGAACCCGGAAGTCATTGTGGCTCAAGGCGTCAAAGGCAAAGACCGGGTGCACGACATTCTGAACGATCCCCGATTGCGCGATCTTCAAGCGGTCAAAACGGGGCGTGTGTACGAATTTCCCATCGGTGCATTCTGGTGGAATCGACCGTCTCCGGAGGCTCCTTTAGGATTTCTTTGGCTCACCCAGACTCTGTACCCCGAGGCCATGAATGACATCGATATGAAGCGGGAAACAAAAGACTTTTTCAAAACTTTTTTTGAATACGACTTGAGTGACGAGGAATACGCATCGTTTCTCAAAGCCCAAATGTAA